In the genome of Polyangiaceae bacterium, the window TCCTCTTCGCACGCTTCTACGATGTCGGCGACCGAGTGCAGCTAGGTGGCATCAAGGGCGACGTGATCGACATCGGCCTCTTGCGCACCACCGTCATGGAGCTTGGCGCGTGGGTCGATGGCGACAACTTCAGCGGGCGCATCGTTCGTATCGCCAACAGCTTCGTGTTCAAGGAGCCGGTGTTCAACTACTCCGCGGACTTCGGCTTCGTCTGGGACGAGGTCAAGATCCCGGTGCGCTACGGCAGTGGTCTCGATGAGAGCAAGCAGTTGCTACAGCGCGCCTTGGAGGAGACGGTGAGCGAACACGTCGCCGGGGCGCGTGAGGAGTGGCACCAAATGACCCGGCGCTACCGCATCGAAGACGCTCAGGTTGCGCCCATGGTTACGCTCAAGGCGACTGACAACTGGCTCGAATACACCCTGCGCTACGTCGTCCCGTTCACCAAGCGGCGCACGACGAAGGATGTCCTGTTCGAGCGCATCGTACGCGACGTCGAGGCCAGCGGCGGCAAGGTTCAGTTGGGCTCTGCAACGTTCGAGCTGGTCGCAGCACCACCCTTTAGGGTGGCAGCCGAGTAAACAGCGACAAGCCGCGTTCTCGCGCCGCAGCAGTCCTTGTGGAGGGTGGCCACAGAGATACCGCGGGAGAAAACCCGCCACGGCGCGAACTTTTGTCCTTTGGCTAGCTGTGGGTTCTTAGCCGTGGGAACACCGAGTTTGGAACCGCGCGGAAGTTCCCTTGACCGGAAGACGTTCCGCGCGGTCTGATTCTGCCCAATGCTCGCTGCACATTGCCCGCAATGCGGAGCCGCAAGTCCGGTATCCGTTGCTGAGCCGGAGCACTTGGACTGCGCCTATTGCCCGTATATCGGTAGGCCGGATCCACGGGTCATTGCTGAACTCCAAGCGGCGCGCGATGCCCTGTTCAACATACACGCCACGCGCAGGCAGCTGAGCGTAGGGCAACGGAGAGCGATCGAACGTGGCAAGAGCCAGCAGCGGAACGTCTTCCTGGTGTTGCTCCTGGTGCTCGCGCCGCTGGTGCTGTGCGGTGGTGGTTGTGGCGCGTTCTGGGTCCTGATGGAAGGCGGAATCGCCCCCCATGACGTGCCAATTCTCATCGCCACGCTGGCACCTTCGTTCATGGTGCTACTGGTCGGCTGGCTGCTGATGCGCTGGCACCGCAAGGGCCTCGAACGGCTGATGGCGTCCTGCGCTGCGATACCGCCGGCTGCGCACGGGCGTCCAGCGATGTGCCATGTGTGCGGTGGTCCCCTCCCGGACGCGGAGAGGAATGTCGTCGTACGCTGCCAATATTGCCACGCGGATAATGTCACGAGCAGCGACGTCGTGCGAGCCGTGGCCCAGAAGCAAGTCACCGTCGTCAACGCGATGGCCGGGGCAGTGACGAACGAGGCCGTGCAGGTTGCGCAGAACACCTCGCTGGCGATGACATTGTCGTTGGTCTTCGCGTTGCTCTCACCAGTGATTGCCCTGCTGGTCGCTTGCGGGGTGTTCGTGGTCATGGTCTTCATCGACGTCGACCCAGATCCCAACGAGCGCTATGCCTACACCGAAGTCGCCGGGACGCGTTGCTACGGCAGCTTCTCCAGCATCGGGTCTGGCTACAACCTGAGCTTCGGTAAAGCGTTTCCCGAACTCACGGACACGGTCGAAATCCCCCCCAACGAGCTGCGCACGGTGCGCGCGTCCGAGCTGGTGGGCAAGGAGATGCTGACCCCGGGCGATCACCCGCGAAAGGTACGACGCCTGGTGCGGAGCATGGCCGCGATGAACAATTATCTCGACGACGGCCAGGCTCCGAATGGCTTGAACCCGATTGGCATATGCGAGAAGCCGCCGAACATGAGCGAGGTCATTGATGACCCAAGCCTACCCAACTGCGCGGGGGTCTACGTTGCAGGAAGAACGCCCTACGTCGTCGTCGCTGACCGACGCGTTTTCCGCGTAGATATAAAGAGCAAGCAGCTCGCGCTGGTGTCGACCTTTCCCGGAACGGGGTCGCTCTTCTTCGATGGCGACCAAGTGCTGCGCCACCTCTCCTCCGGGTCGGTGTGGAGCGTGAAGCTGAGCGGTTCCCCCGTCCGGGCGACGGAACTACTCACGGAGGTGGACTTGTTCGCCCTCAGCGGCCGGCGCCTAGTCATGGTGAGCGGGCTGGAACTCAAGCTGCAAGAAGAAGGCGGCGAGCTTCGTACACTCCACACGTTCAAGACACGGCCACAATCAATCGCCGCGAGTGCGAGCCATGTGTTCTGGTCCGGAGAGGAGGGCGTGATGAGTCTGCCTACTGCTGGAGGTTCGCCTACCAAGATCTACGAGAGACAGTACAACCCGCCCAAGCTAACCGCGCTGGGCGACTACCTGATGCTCCAAGGTTCGAGCTGTCAGTGGCTGCGAGGAAGCGACGGCAAGGCGTTTGCGTGCCCGTACACTGGTCCGCTGTCTTCAGAGTACCCGAGCGCTCCCTTGGCAGACGCCGATCACGGCTACCTCATCCCTGACACGACCAATCGCCGCGATGGGGTGCACGGCTTCAGGATCGCGGATGAGCCTAAGTTCGATCGTCACTACGGGCCGGAGAGCACGACGGTGAGCTGCATGGGTTTCGACGATGAGTTCGTCTACTGGGTCGAAGGCAGCCGTTTGATGCGCGACCTCAAGGCGCAGAAGTAGGATTCATCAGCTCACGCTGCCGCAAGCGCTTCTCGCGGCGCTTGGCCCGGCGTTTCGCTCGTCGCTGCTGACGCTTCTGGTGCTTCTCGTCGAGAAACGCTGGTGGGTCCATCACCTGACCATGAACGTCCCTCCAGGAGGACGGAGCGTACAACATGCGCCCGCGGCGATCGTAGACAATTTTCCACTCGGCTAATCTGGAGCCAGCGGGCGCGTGCACCCAGCCTCCATCACGCCAGGTCCAGATCCCACCGCGAGACACCCAGTAGCCATCCACCCAAACCGCCTCGTCGGTCGGAGCTTCCCCAACCTCCTCAGGGCGCGGCACTGGGGGTGGTGAGTTGACCTCTTGAAAATCACTCCAGGCGTGAGCCGTGTGCGCTGGCCGCGGCACCTCGGAAGCGCACCCGGCGGTCGCGGCAATCAGCCACGCTGTCGCAATTTGCAGCGCGAGCGCCCCCGGCAATCGCTGAACATCACGCTTCCGCCGCTGCAAAACTCCGGAGAATTGCGCTGCTTTGGCACGAAGCCATACGCCCTGCGACCAAGTCGACACGGCCCACGCCTTGCAATCTTCGTCCCACCTCATGGGGCCCGCCCTTCAACGCCTGCTCTCGATCGCGCCGCCGCGGTCCCAGCACTTCGCCAACTTGCTCGCAATGCTCGCGCTTGCGCTGCTGAGTGTCGGCTGTGCATCTCTGCCGGAGGGACGCTCGGCGCTGGACAGCGTGGAGTTTCAGGGCAACGACGCCCTCGACGACGGCGATATCGAAGAGAAGATCGCAACACGCCCCTCCCCTCGCTTCCTGGGTCTGATGCAGGGCGTGGTCTACGACTACGAGGTCTACGACTTCTACGTATTGCAGCGTGATCTGGAGCGCGTCGAGCGCCTCTACCGCGCCCGTGGGTACTACAAGGCGAAAGCCCGCGCCGCGCGAGTCGAACCCAGTGGCGACAACCATGTACGAGTAAAGATCAGCGTCGAGGAGGGCCCTGTGACCCGCGTGCGGCGCCTGGATCTGTTCGGAGACGAACACCTCCCGGAAACGCTACGCCGGAGGCTCTCGACACTCGCACAAGCGCAAGTCGGAGTGAATCAAGTCTTCGACGAAGACGAGTTCAAATCCGCCGAGGCTGCGCTCGAGCGCCTGTTGACCGACGAAGGCTATGCCTACGCCAAGATTCAGCGCAGCGCAGACGTTGACCTACCAGGCAACTACGCGAGCGTTCGCTTTGACATCTCCCCAGGCATCCTCGCGAAGTTCGGCGAGGTCAGCGTTCAAGGGCTCGGTCCCCTTCCAGAGGCATCGATCCGACGGGCGCTGGATTTGCACCCGGGCGATCCCTACTCGACCAGCGAACTCGAAGCCGCGCAGCAAGCAGTCCTAGACCTTGGCGTGCTCTCGAATGTGCACATCGAGAGCGACCTGAGCGACGCCACGCGGGAGCGTGTCCCCCTCGTCGTGCACCTCGAGCCCTCCAAGCTGCATCAGCTACGCTTGGGCGTCGGCAGTCAGATCGACGTGATCCGCACGGATATTCACGCGCTGGTCGGCTGGGACCACAACAACTTCCTCGGTGGCCTTCGACGCCTCTCCCTGGAAGCAAAGCCTGGCGTGGTGCTCTACCCCACTCGGTTCCCCAGCTTCAAGACCCCGACGAACTTGCTCCCAGAGGTCAAGACGCGCGCGGAGCTGACGCAGCCGGGTTTCCTCGAGGCAAGAACGAACGCCTTCCTGCGGGTGAACTACGACATCTACGCTGCCCTGCTGTCCTCGGAGATAGATGAGAACGCTCCGGTGCTCGGCTATCGCGAGCTAAAAGGCGCCCTCGGCGTCGACCGCTCGCTCTGGCGCTTCTACTTCCGCCCGAGCCACAACATCGGGCTCAGCGTGCCTTTCACTTACATCGGCCAGCTCGATCCCGACCTCGACCGCGTCCTCGTTTCCTTTCTGGAGCTGTTCACCTCCTTCGATCTGCGAGACGACCGGGTTGACCCCCACAAGGGCGTGTACCTCTCCAATACCTTCCAGGTGGCCGGCGGTCCCCTCGGTGGCGATGCTCGTGACTTCAAGGTGCAGCCCGAAGCACGCATCTATGTACCCCTCGGTCGCAAGTTGACGTTCGCGACGCGCGGTAGCATCGGCTTGTTGTTCCCCCAAAACTACGGCGACACCATCGCGAGCAACGCCGCAACCGGATCGCCTCCGCCCGGAACCAGTCGCGCCGACTGGGTCCGAGACATCCAGATCGGCTTCTTTCGTTCGTTCTTCTCCGGCGGCCCCAACTCGAACCGCGGCTACGCGCTACGCGACATCGGTCCTCACGGCGTGGTCCCGTTCTACAGCCCCGAACTGAATCAAGCAGACTTGGACACTCGCTGCCAAACAGACCCCACCAGCACCAGCTGCCTCTTGCCGCTCGGCGGTCTGACCCTCTGGGAGGCATCTGCGGAGCTGCGCTACCCCATCACCGGGAGCTTCTCTGGAGCTACCTTCTGCGACACCAGCGACGTCGCCCCGGAGCAAGTCCAGTTCCGCTTCGACCGCCTGCACCTGTCGTGCGGCCTGGGAGCACGCTACGCGACCCCCCTTGGTCCTTTCCGCGCAGATATTGGGTACCGCATCCCAGGCCTGCAAACGCTCAACGACTCAACGGGCGAGGGTCGACCTTCGAGCATCTTCGGCGCGCCAATCGCCGTGTCCATAGCCCTGGGGGAAGCGTTTTGAACCGCGCGGCACGCACGGCGTTCCGCTGGCTCCGGAGAGCGCTGCGGCGTGTTGCGCAGGTCGCGGGCCTGCTGCTTTGCTTCATTTGCACCACACTTGTGGGCATTCGCTTGCATTTGAATCTCCCCGGCACGCGGGAGCTGATCCGCACACAGGTCAATCACCTGCTCGCGGACACCTTCCAGGGCAAGCTGCAGATCACGCGCATCGATCACATCAGCTTCGAAGGCGTGCGCGGTGTAGACGGCTACGTCCTACCACCCGGCACGACGAACCCAGACGACGCGTGTCTGCGCTTCTGGGACACTAGCGCGGCGATCTCTCTGAACGAGCTGCTCCAAAGCCTGTGGAGCGACAGCGGTCCAATCGTCGTCCACCTACCAGGTGCGCATATCCGCGCGGTTCATACCAAGCTGGGGACCAACGCTCAGGGAGAGCTGAATATCGAACGCGCGTTTCGCCCTCTCCCCCAACCGGAGAAGGTGGACTCAGGGCCTAGCCGAGGCGTTCACGTCGAGATCGATGCGATCGAGGTGGATAGCTCGTGGACCCATGGGCGCATCTCGAGCTCCCCGGCGCTCGATGCCGACCTGAACCAGCTGCGCGCGCGCTTCAGCTACGTCAACGAGAAGGTGACGGTTCACGTCGATCAGGCCGAGGTCGTCGGGCGGGCACTTCCGGAGCAGCTGGACCCAAAGGGCGATCTGAACGGGAGGTTGGAGGTCACGGCCAAAGCGGAGCTCGTGGCGCGGCTCAAGTTCGACGGGGAAGTGATGCAGAGCCCAACCGACGTCGAGGCAGCCTATTCTCCCAGTGGCGTGCGCTTCAGCGTCAAGAGCCCC includes:
- a CDS encoding BamA/TamA family outer membrane protein, encoding MGPALQRLLSIAPPRSQHFANLLAMLALALLSVGCASLPEGRSALDSVEFQGNDALDDGDIEEKIATRPSPRFLGLMQGVVYDYEVYDFYVLQRDLERVERLYRARGYYKAKARAARVEPSGDNHVRVKISVEEGPVTRVRRLDLFGDEHLPETLRRRLSTLAQAQVGVNQVFDEDEFKSAEAALERLLTDEGYAYAKIQRSADVDLPGNYASVRFDISPGILAKFGEVSVQGLGPLPEASIRRALDLHPGDPYSTSELEAAQQAVLDLGVLSNVHIESDLSDATRERVPLVVHLEPSKLHQLRLGVGSQIDVIRTDIHALVGWDHNNFLGGLRRLSLEAKPGVVLYPTRFPSFKTPTNLLPEVKTRAELTQPGFLEARTNAFLRVNYDIYAALLSSEIDENAPVLGYRELKGALGVDRSLWRFYFRPSHNIGLSVPFTYIGQLDPDLDRVLVSFLELFTSFDLRDDRVDPHKGVYLSNTFQVAGGPLGGDARDFKVQPEARIYVPLGRKLTFATRGSIGLLFPQNYGDTIASNAATGSPPPGTSRADWVRDIQIGFFRSFFSGGPNSNRGYALRDIGPHGVVPFYSPELNQADLDTRCQTDPTSTSCLLPLGGLTLWEASAELRYPITGSFSGATFCDTSDVAPEQVQFRFDRLHLSCGLGARYATPLGPFRADIGYRIPGLQTLNDSTGEGRPSSIFGAPIAVSIALGEAF
- a CDS encoding mechanosensitive ion channel; the encoded protein is TTFSDKLSGIAVSLGVMGAGVAFALQEVIASVAGRVAILFARFYDVGDRVQLGGIKGDVIDIGLLRTTVMELGAWVDGDNFSGRIVRIANSFVFKEPVFNYSADFGFVWDEVKIPVRYGSGLDESKQLLQRALEETVSEHVAGAREEWHQMTRRYRIEDAQVAPMVTLKATDNWLEYTLRYVVPFTKRRTTKDVLFERIVRDVEASGGKVQLGSATFELVAAPPFRVAAE